One window from the genome of Aphelocoma coerulescens isolate FSJ_1873_10779 chromosome 19, UR_Acoe_1.0, whole genome shotgun sequence encodes:
- the SLC13A5 gene encoding Na(+)/citrate cotransporter has protein sequence MAPTCLRPLLRYRSFAILFLTPLLLLPLPLAVSTREAKCAYIIIIMAVYWCTEVIPLAVTSLMPVVFFPLLGVQSSKSVCLQYLNDTNMLFVGGLIVAISVEQWNLHKRIALRVLLILGVKPALLMLGFMIVTAFLSMWISNTATTAMMVPIVQAVLDQMDNTEYDVTMMEQAAGQTNTVIELEEKSTSDSTAVHAISNGQVPDDPKSSEEKKMRKRICKGMTLCVCYAASIGGTATLTGTGPNMVLKGQMNQLYPNNNDIVNFASWFGFAFPNMILMLVLAWLWLQCSFMGLNFKKSWGCGTERTAKEKAAYNVLKAEMKKLGPISYAEFNVLLMFVLLVLLWFSRHPGFVKGWATRLFPEGEKYITDSAPAVFIALLLFILPAHKPKFIAWSQSMSDSEQTEEDIKKPFLSDPLLDWNVVQRKMPWSIVLLLGGGFALADASANSGLSAWLGHQMTPLGSIPPWAIATVLSLIIAVFTECTSNVATATLFLPVFSSMAASVKIHPLYVMLPGTLSASFAFMLPVATPPNAIVFSYGHIRVLDMVRSGIVMNIIGVFCVTLAINTWGRPMFDLDTFPTWANSTTNQ, from the exons ATGGCCCCGACGTGCCTGCGGCCCCTGCTGAGGTACCGCTCCTTCGCCATCCTCTTCCTCacgccgctgctgctgctgccgctgccgctcGCTGTGTCCACGCGG GAGGCCAAATGTGCAtatatcatcatcatcatggcTGTGTACTGGTGCACTGAAGTGATTCCCCTGGCTGTCACCTCCCTCATGCCAGTGgtatttttccctctgcttgGAGTTCAGAGCTCTAAATCA GTTTGCTTGCAGTACCTAAATGACACAAACATGCTCTTCGTTGGAGGGCTGATTGTTGCAATTTCTGTTGAACAGTGGAATCTTCACAAAAGGATTGCACTGAGGGTCCTTCTGATTCTTGGGGTGAAACCTGCACT cCTCATGCTGGGATTTATGATAGTCACTGCCTTCCTGTCCATGTGGATAAGTAACACAGCTACCACTGCCATGATGGTTCCCATTGTCCAGGCTGTCCTGGATCAAATGGACAACACGGAGTATGATGTGACCATGATGGAACAAGCAGCTGGGCAAACAAATACAGTTATTGAGCTGGAAGAAAAGAGCACATCAGACTCCACTGCAGTGCATG CCATAAGCAATGGACAAGTCCCTGATGACCCCAAATcttctgaggaaaagaaaatgaggaagCGTATATGCAAGGGAATGACACTTTGTGTATGCTATGCTGCCAGCATTGGAGGAACTGCAACACTTACTGGAACAGGACCAAACATGGTACTGAAAGGACAGATGAATCA GTTATACCCCAACAATAATGATATTGTGAATTTTGCTTCCTGGTTTGGATTTGCATTCCCAAACATGATCCTGATGTTGGTGCTAGCTTGGCTTTGGTTACAGTGCTCCTTCATGGGACTCAA ctttaaaaaaagctggggctgtgggacagaGAGAACTGccaaagaaaaagctgcatACAATGTGCTGAAGGCAGAAATGAAGAAGTTAGGCCCTATCTCTTACGCTGAATTCAATGTCCTCCTTATGTTTGTATTGCTGGTGCTCTTGTGGTTTTCCAGACACCCAGGCTTTGTAAAAGGCTGGGCCACCAGGCTCTTCCCAGAAGGAGAAAA GTATATCACTgattctgctcctgctgtgtttaTTGCCCTGCTACTGTTTATCCTTCCTGCTCATAAACCCAAATTCATAGCCTGGAGTCAAAGCATGTCTGACTCTGAACAGACTGaagaag ATattaaaaagccatttttatCAGACCCGCTGCTAGACTGGAATGTGGTTCAAAGGAAGATGCCCTGGAgcattgtgctgctgctgggaggaggTTTTGCTTTGGCTGATGCAAGCGCA AACTCTGGGCTCTCAGCTTGGCTGGGTCATCAAATGACTCCACTGGGATCTATCCCGCCATGGGCCATTGCAACAGTGCTCTCCCTTATTATAGCTGTCTTCACTGAGTGCACCAGTAATGTGGCCACAGCCACCCTCTTCCTGCCTGTCTTTTCATCCATG GCTGCATCTGTCAAGATCCACCCTTTGTATGTTATGCTGCCTGGTACTCTCAGTGCTTCATTTGCCTTCATGCTACCTGTTGCAACACCACCAAATGCAATAGTGTTTTCTTACGGCCACATCCGTGTTTTGGATATG gtTAGATCTGGAATAGTGATGAACATCATTGGAGTCttctgtgtcacactggccatCAACACGTGGGGAAGACCTATGTTTGACCTGGACACATTCCCAACCTGGGCAAACAGCACAACAAATCAGTGA